The Clostridioides sp. ES-S-0010-02 genome window below encodes:
- a CDS encoding DUF3553 domain-containing protein — translation MNLDTLNPAQREAVEKTEGPVLILAGAGSGKTKVLTTRIAYLMEDKGVQAPSILAITFTNKAANEMRERVEQNIGSETKEMWISTFHSCCVRILRKDINKIGYNRSFVIYDAADQVTLVKDCLKELNLSDKVFEPKAVISAISGAKDKLYTPKQFKDMNMSDNRMVKIADIYALYQDRLKRNSALDFDDLILKTVELFKANDEVLAYYRSRFRYIMVDEYQDTSKAQYELIKLLAREHQNICVVGDDDQSIYGWRGADIRNILEFEKDYDNVHVVKLEQNYRSTQVILDAANKVISNNIERKRKKLWSEKKEGELIKIQLTGSEIEEADFIADSIAQIARKENRPYKDFAVLYRANAQARPVEDALNRSQIPYNIYGGTKFYERKEIKDLVAYLRVIQNPQDDISIKRIINVPRRGIGLRTIEKIEDRANLKQESIYSVLIDIETNSDISTKARASISGFVDIIGTLRTIKEVYPVSKLIEKVLDTTGYMDELVDIKNKNEKDLTGKGEEAQDRIDNLREFISIALEFESSSDDTYENKDLETFLTSIALTSESNDEEDNDRVSLMTIHTSKGLEFPVVFLTGMEEGLFPISRAIKSLSESQIEEERRLCYVGITRAKEELYMSLTEKRTLYGKTNVAIASRFMEELPEECIERLYKMKKELSYSKASYNMLDKYTKKYMNTISKSKVADNVNATIKDSNKETNPEDIKLGSKVHHPKFGVGTVVSITGTDVTIAFDKQGIKKINKEYTTLDIL, via the coding sequence ATGAATTTAGATACATTAAATCCTGCTCAAAGAGAAGCAGTAGAAAAAACTGAGGGGCCAGTACTTATATTAGCTGGTGCTGGTTCAGGTAAAACTAAGGTACTAACAACAAGAATAGCATACCTTATGGAAGATAAAGGTGTACAAGCACCTAGTATATTAGCTATAACATTTACAAATAAAGCTGCAAATGAAATGAGAGAAAGAGTCGAACAAAATATAGGTTCGGAAACTAAGGAAATGTGGATAAGTACATTCCATTCTTGTTGTGTTCGTATACTTAGAAAAGATATAAATAAAATTGGTTACAATAGAAGTTTTGTAATTTATGATGCTGCAGACCAAGTAACCTTAGTCAAAGATTGCCTTAAAGAATTAAATTTAAGTGATAAAGTATTTGAACCAAAGGCCGTTATAAGTGCTATTTCAGGAGCAAAAGATAAGCTTTATACGCCAAAGCAGTTTAAAGATATGAATATGTCGGATAATAGAATGGTTAAAATTGCAGATATTTATGCATTATATCAAGACCGTTTAAAGAGAAATAGTGCACTTGATTTTGACGATTTAATACTTAAAACTGTAGAACTTTTTAAGGCTAATGATGAAGTATTAGCTTATTACAGAAGTAGATTTAGATACATAATGGTAGATGAGTATCAGGATACGAGTAAAGCTCAATATGAGCTAATAAAATTATTAGCTAGAGAACATCAAAATATCTGTGTTGTTGGAGATGATGACCAAAGTATTTATGGATGGAGAGGCGCAGATATAAGAAATATACTTGAATTTGAGAAAGATTATGATAATGTACATGTTGTGAAACTAGAACAAAATTATAGATCAACACAAGTAATATTAGATGCAGCTAACAAAGTTATATCAAATAACATAGAAAGAAAAAGAAAGAAACTTTGGAGTGAAAAGAAAGAAGGAGAACTTATAAAGATACAACTAACTGGTAGTGAAATAGAAGAAGCTGATTTTATAGCTGACTCAATTGCACAAATAGCTAGAAAAGAGAATAGACCATACAAAGATTTTGCAGTACTTTATAGAGCAAATGCACAAGCAAGACCTGTAGAAGACGCTTTAAACAGAAGTCAAATACCATATAATATATATGGTGGTACAAAGTTTTATGAGAGAAAAGAAATAAAGGACTTAGTAGCGTATTTAAGAGTTATTCAAAATCCACAGGATGACATATCTATAAAAAGAATTATAAACGTTCCTAGAAGAGGTATAGGGCTTAGAACTATAGAAAAAATTGAGGATAGAGCCAATCTGAAACAAGAGAGTATATATTCAGTTTTAATTGATATAGAAACAAACTCTGATATATCTACAAAAGCTAGAGCAAGTATAAGTGGATTTGTTGATATTATAGGTACACTTAGAACTATAAAAGAAGTCTATCCTGTTAGTAAGTTAATAGAAAAAGTTTTAGATACTACAGGATATATGGATGAACTTGTGGATATAAAAAATAAAAATGAAAAAGATTTAACTGGTAAAGGTGAAGAAGCTCAAGATAGAATTGATAATTTAAGAGAATTTATATCTATAGCACTAGAGTTTGAAAGTAGTAGTGATGACACTTATGAAAATAAAGATTTAGAGACATTTTTAACTAGTATAGCACTTACATCCGAATCTAATGATGAAGAGGACAATGATAGAGTTTCTCTTATGACAATTCATACATCTAAAGGATTGGAGTTTCCAGTTGTATTTTTAACAGGGATGGAAGAAGGACTATTTCCTATATCAAGAGCTATAAAGTCTCTGAGTGAATCTCAAATAGAAGAAGAAAGAAGGCTTTGTTATGTTGGTATAACTAGAGCTAAAGAAGAGTTATACATGTCACTAACTGAAAAAAGAACGCTATATGGTAAAACAAATGTTGCAATAGCTTCAAGATTTATGGAAGAGTTACCAGAAGAATGTATAGAAAGATTGTACAAAATGAAAAAAGAATTAAGTTATTCTAAAGCAAGTTATAATATGTTAGATAAATATACTAAAAAGTATATGAATACTATAAGTAAATCTAAAGTTGCAGATAATGTTAATGCTACAATAAAAGATTCAAATAAAGAGACTAATCCAGAAGACATAAAGCTTGGTTCTAAAGTACATCATCCTAAATTTGGGGTTGGAACAGTCGTGTCTATAACTGGAACAGATGTTACTATAGCCTTTGATAAGCAAGGAATTAAAAAAATAAATAAAGAATATACAACACTAGATATTTTATAA
- a CDS encoding energy-coupling factor ABC transporter ATP-binding protein codes for MFKINNLTYQYEKNASALLNINMDFSKGNVIGIIGSNGSGKSTLFMNLMGILKPTSGEILFKEEKLKYDKKSLYNLRKNVGIVFQDPEKQIFYSKVYDDIAFAMRNIGMDEKIIKERINKALIAVNGIDFIDRPVHFLSYGQKKRVAIASVIAMENEIILLDEPTAGLDPVSTRSIVDIIKGLDKNNIKIVISSHDMNLMYEICDYIYVLDKGILIDEGNAESVFVNENNIIQAGLESPWLVKVHKNMNLPLFKKEEDLYKYWKERDLVQINN; via the coding sequence ATGTTTAAAATAAATAATTTAACATATCAATATGAAAAAAATGCTAGTGCATTATTGAACATTAATATGGATTTCTCAAAGGGAAATGTTATAGGTATAATAGGCTCAAATGGTTCAGGAAAGTCAACTTTATTTATGAATTTAATGGGAATATTAAAGCCTACATCTGGAGAAATACTTTTCAAAGAAGAAAAGTTAAAGTATGATAAGAAGAGTTTGTATAATCTTAGAAAGAATGTAGGGATTGTTTTTCAAGACCCAGAAAAACAAATATTTTACTCAAAAGTATATGATGATATAGCATTTGCGATGAGAAACATTGGGATGGATGAAAAAATTATTAAAGAGAGAATAAACAAAGCTTTGATAGCTGTTAATGGAATAGATTTTATAGATAGACCAGTACACTTCTTAAGTTATGGTCAGAAAAAAAGAGTAGCAATTGCATCAGTTATAGCAATGGAAAATGAAATTATATTGCTTGATGAACCTACAGCTGGATTAGACCCAGTAAGTACTAGGTCTATTGTAGATATAATAAAGGGATTAGATAAAAATAATATAAAAATAGTAATATCCAGTCATGATATGAATTTAATGTATGAAATATGCGATTATATATATGTACTGGATAAGGGGATTTTAATTGATGAAGGAAATGCAGAAAGTGTATTTGTAAATGAGAACAATATTATACAAGCTGGATTAGAATCTCCATGGTTAGTAAAGGTACATAAAAATATGAATTTACCTTTATTTAAGAAAGAAGAAGATTTGTATAAGTACTGGAAAGAAAGAGACTTAGTACAAATAAATAATTAA
- a CDS encoding MoxR family ATPase: protein MDIIDNLRIQGVDEKLIEDVLHFRNYYGLEKDLEYRVTKSKTYFYGKEILSMCITAILEEENILLSGPKATGKNLLADNLGEIFNRPQWNTSFHINTDSSTLIGTDTFIDNEVKLRRGSVYECAVNGGFGIFDEINMAKNDAIVVVHSALDYRRVIDVPGYERVNLHPATRFIGTMNYEYAGTKELNEALVSRFMVIDIPPVEEEKLMMILKNEFSDADEEKLAQFAGIFLDLQLKSQNGEISSKAIDLRGLMASLKTIRRGLKPTLAINMGLTGKTFDIYEKEMVGDVIKTRIPNKWESADIFPISHI, encoded by the coding sequence ATGGATATAATAGATAACTTAAGGATACAAGGGGTAGATGAGAAACTTATTGAAGATGTATTGCATTTCAGAAATTATTATGGCTTAGAAAAAGATTTAGAATACAGAGTAACAAAATCTAAAACTTATTTTTATGGTAAAGAGATATTATCTATGTGTATAACAGCTATTTTAGAAGAAGAAAATATTTTATTGTCAGGGCCAAAGGCAACAGGGAAAAATTTACTTGCTGATAATTTAGGTGAGATATTTAATAGACCCCAATGGAATACCTCGTTTCATATAAATACAGATAGTTCAACACTTATAGGTACAGATACATTTATAGATAATGAAGTTAAACTTAGAAGAGGTTCAGTTTATGAGTGTGCTGTTAATGGAGGATTTGGAATATTTGATGAAATTAATATGGCAAAAAATGATGCCATAGTTGTAGTTCATTCAGCCTTAGATTATCGTCGAGTGATTGATGTACCAGGTTATGAGAGAGTTAATCTGCACCCAGCAACAAGATTTATTGGAACTATGAATTATGAGTATGCGGGAACAAAGGAACTTAATGAAGCTCTAGTTTCTAGGTTTATGGTAATAGATATTCCTCCTGTAGAAGAGGAGAAGTTAATGATGATTTTGAAAAATGAATTTTCAGATGCTGATGAAGAAAAATTAGCACAATTTGCAGGGATATTTTTAGATTTACAATTAAAATCTCAAAATGGTGAAATATCTAGTAAAGCTATTGATTTAAGAGGTCTTATGGCATCTCTTAAAACTATAAGAAGAGGATTAAAGCCAACTCTTGCAATTAATATGGGGCTTACAGGAAAGACTTTTGATATATATGAAAAAGAAATGGTTGGAGATGTAATTAAAACAAGAATACCTAATAAATGGGAGAGTGCAGATATATTTCCAATAAGTCATATTTAA
- a CDS encoding DedA family protein: MSVINSFILQYGLISVFVLIMIEYACFPLPSEVVLPLCGAIAARNHFGFLTILILSIVAGILGSIFCYTIGNWGGKPIINKIVEICPKAKKGIFTSQDYFNKYSSISVCVCRLIPLCRTYISFIAGIAGQNIITFIVSSIVGITIWNTSLISIGYIFSESWVKIMSHYNDYKFMVLIIPIAIIIVGFAIKSHIHKKHNRIRL; this comes from the coding sequence GTGTCTGTAATCAATAGTTTTATTTTACAATATGGATTAATATCTGTATTTGTATTAATTATGATTGAGTATGCTTGTTTTCCATTACCTAGTGAAGTAGTTTTGCCACTTTGTGGTGCTATTGCAGCAAGAAATCATTTTGGTTTTCTAACTATTTTAATTTTAAGTATAGTTGCAGGTATACTTGGTTCAATATTTTGTTATACAATAGGTAATTGGGGAGGAAAACCTATCATAAATAAGATAGTAGAGATATGTCCAAAGGCAAAAAAGGGAATTTTTACATCACAAGATTATTTTAACAAATACTCTTCTATTTCTGTTTGTGTATGTAGATTAATTCCTCTATGTAGAACATACATATCTTTTATAGCAGGTATTGCAGGTCAGAATATTATAACTTTTATTGTATCCTCTATTGTGGGTATCACCATATGGAATACTTCGTTAATTAGTATTGGGTATATTTTTTCAGAGAGTTGGGTAAAAATAATGTCACATTATAATGATTATAAATTTATGGTTCTAATTATACCAATAGCTATAATTATTGTTGGTTTTGCTATTAAGTCACATATACATAAAAAACACAATAGAATAAGATTATAA
- a CDS encoding energy-coupling factor ABC transporter substrate-binding protein, which translates to MSAKTKTKTNILLLLLVVALIIFPLLVNSGAEYGGADGQAESEITKINPNYEPWFSSPYEPPSGEIESLLFSAQAALGAGVIGYILGIQKGKRS; encoded by the coding sequence ATGAGTGCTAAAACAAAAACAAAAACTAACATATTATTACTTTTATTAGTAGTAGCTCTTATTATATTCCCATTACTTGTAAATTCAGGTGCTGAATATGGAGGAGCAGATGGTCAAGCTGAAAGTGAAATTACTAAGATAAATCCAAATTATGAGCCTTGGTTTAGTAGCCCATATGAGCCACCAAGTGGAGAAATAGAGAGTTTATTATTCTCTGCACAAGCAGCTTTAGGTGCAGGTGTAATAGGATACATATTAGGTATTCAAAAAGGAAAGAGAAGTTAA
- a CDS encoding energy-coupling factor ABC transporter permease, which produces MKQNIKLGVIAALMLIILTPVTSNAMHIMEGYLPVKWSIAWGVIFIPFFLVGLKSIGKIVKQDPKKKVLLALCGAFVFVLSALKIPSVTGSCSHPTGVGLGAIMFGPSVMFVLGTIVLIFQALLLAHGGITTLGANAFSMAIIGPIISFLIFKALKKKDGNNAIPVFLAAAIGDLATYTITSIQLALAFPDPSGGVMASAIKFLGIFFMTQIPIAIAEGILTVIVYNLITENGEKSILENNDKGVKANEC; this is translated from the coding sequence ATGAAACAAAATATCAAATTAGGGGTTATAGCTGCACTTATGTTAATAATTTTAACTCCAGTTACATCAAATGCAATGCATATAATGGAAGGTTACTTACCAGTAAAATGGTCTATAGCATGGGGAGTTATATTTATACCATTTTTCTTAGTGGGATTAAAATCAATAGGTAAAATAGTAAAGCAAGACCCTAAGAAGAAAGTTTTATTAGCTCTATGTGGAGCATTTGTCTTTGTATTATCAGCATTAAAAATACCTTCAGTAACAGGAAGTTGTTCACATCCTACTGGAGTAGGTCTTGGAGCAATAATGTTTGGACCAAGTGTAATGTTTGTTCTTGGAACTATAGTTTTAATATTCCAAGCATTATTACTAGCACATGGTGGAATAACTACTTTAGGAGCTAATGCTTTTTCAATGGCTATAATAGGGCCAATTATATCATTTTTAATATTTAAAGCATTAAAGAAAAAGGATGGAAATAATGCTATACCAGTATTTCTTGCAGCAGCAATAGGAGACTTAGCCACATATACAATAACTTCAATACAATTAGCACTGGCTTTTCCAGACCCATCTGGTGGAGTGATGGCTTCAGCAATTAAATTCTTAGGAATTTTCTTTATGACTCAAATACCAATAGCAATAGCAGAAGGTATCCTTACTGTAATTGTATATAATTTAATTACAGAAAATGGAGAAAAAAGCATACTAGAAAATAATGATAAAGGAGTTAAAGCTAATGAGTGCTAA
- a CDS encoding nitric oxide reductase activation-like protein has protein sequence MKWIYDDYEFENRANNLSWTIAGDYNESIDISEKDYSSKEIGLYFAIIAGARRKYVDWDIVKKYLTNRIRKGYDKDVILGLIQVILNTIVEEKAIKDRPGIEDIRKRAYKDIVSRFTKIYNNNMMDKIKYAFVLYSMDKHPALDSITKRIVNDIRLIDTNQDIMEILKALDVIYLTYFEYILNSEENNSTYDENNVKNVEVNFDTFADFMYEELYSDEDENIVESDIDSISSSMLIEGVGDFDNSQANNSADRVIYVDEETVNKIYTKIEHYYGKTYLSKGEIKKLETQNCRNVHEGCRIHFTDGVLRSECNNVFQLKYVTRQKENNLGKFREYARMYRQQIKRLKESLSRILVEENAKNRVYSDCGTILANRAWRVGRSNNNKIFYKDIENEKGKYVIDILLDASGSQSRNQGNVAIQAYIIANALTEVGIPNRVMGFSSFLDYTILKRFKDYDDSIKNSENIFEYFCAGNNRDGLAIKSICSGLINRDEENKILIVLSDGRPNDVKIGKNSERTLRGEKAYRGVVGLRDTANEVRKARKQNILVLGVFTGKESELEAERLIYGNDFIYSRDITRFSDVVSMYLKKIIRN, from the coding sequence ATGAAATGGATATATGATGATTATGAATTTGAAAATAGAGCAAATAACTTATCTTGGACAATAGCTGGTGATTATAACGAAAGTATAGATATATCAGAAAAAGATTATTCTTCAAAGGAAATAGGTCTATACTTTGCAATAATTGCAGGAGCTAGAAGAAAATATGTAGACTGGGATATAGTTAAAAAATACCTCACAAATAGAATACGAAAAGGATATGATAAGGATGTTATATTAGGTCTAATTCAAGTTATACTAAATACAATTGTTGAAGAAAAAGCTATTAAAGATAGACCTGGAATAGAAGATATTAGAAAAAGAGCATATAAAGATATTGTTTCACGTTTTACCAAGATATACAATAACAATATGATGGACAAGATTAAATATGCATTTGTACTTTATAGCATGGATAAACATCCAGCATTAGATAGTATAACTAAAAGAATAGTAAATGATATAAGGCTTATAGATACAAATCAGGATATTATGGAGATTTTAAAGGCATTAGATGTTATATATTTAACTTATTTTGAATATATATTGAATAGTGAAGAAAATAATTCTACATATGATGAAAACAATGTAAAAAATGTTGAAGTAAACTTTGATACGTTTGCTGATTTTATGTATGAAGAACTATATAGCGATGAAGATGAAAATATCGTTGAAAGTGATATAGATTCAATCTCCTCATCAATGCTTATAGAGGGAGTAGGAGACTTTGACAATTCTCAAGCTAACAATTCAGCAGATAGAGTTATATATGTTGATGAAGAGACTGTAAATAAAATATACACTAAAATAGAACATTACTATGGGAAAACTTATTTAAGTAAGGGTGAAATTAAAAAGCTTGAAACACAAAATTGTAGAAACGTACATGAAGGATGTAGAATTCACTTCACAGATGGTGTTCTTAGAAGTGAATGTAATAATGTTTTTCAGCTAAAATATGTGACAAGACAAAAAGAAAATAATTTAGGCAAATTTAGAGAATATGCTAGGATGTATAGACAACAAATAAAGCGATTAAAAGAAAGCCTTTCTAGGATTTTAGTAGAAGAAAATGCTAAAAATAGAGTATATTCTGATTGTGGTACTATATTAGCAAATAGAGCCTGGAGAGTTGGAAGGAGTAATAATAATAAAATATTTTATAAAGATATAGAAAATGAAAAAGGAAAATATGTTATTGATATATTGTTGGATGCAAGTGGTTCTCAAAGTAGAAACCAAGGAAATGTAGCAATTCAAGCTTACATAATTGCAAATGCTTTGACGGAAGTTGGAATACCAAATAGAGTTATGGGTTTTTCTAGTTTCTTAGATTATACGATATTAAAAAGATTTAAGGATTATGATGACAGTATTAAAAATAGTGAAAACATCTTTGAATACTTCTGCGCTGGTAACAATAGAGATGGTTTAGCTATAAAATCTATATGTAGTGGTTTGATAAATAGAGATGAAGAAAATAAAATTTTGATAGTCCTTAGTGATGGAAGACCAAATGATGTAAAGATAGGAAAAAACAGTGAGAGAACTTTAAGAGGTGAAAAAGCTTATAGAGGTGTTGTTGGTTTAAGAGATACAGCTAATGAAGTAAGAAAAGCTAGGAAACAAAATATATTAGTATTAGGAGTATTTACAGGCAAAGAATCAGAACTTGAAGCTGAAAGATTAATCTATGGAAATGATTTTATATATTCAAGAGATATAACTAGATTTTCTGATGTAGTTTCAATGTATTTAAAGAAAATAATTAGGAATTAA
- the cbiQ gene encoding cobalt ECF transporter T component CbiQ, translated as MLIIDKYAYTNRLSKVNPNKKVAIGAIFLIASMVIKNVFILSGIMILMSILVVCVAGIDLKNYLKLLQIPMYFLFLSIGITLVNISFNKVDLLYSFQFFSFYIGISKASIDMSIHVLFRAMSCLTCVYFCILTTPFNQLIFFFKKLHLPDTFVELSMLIYRFIFIFLEEFSEIYKSQELRFGYINLKTSYKSLGILGSMLYKRLMTRYDDMCISLDIKLYDGKFHIVGDNDV; from the coding sequence ATGCTTATAATTGATAAATATGCATATACAAATAGATTGAGTAAAGTAAATCCAAATAAAAAAGTAGCCATAGGAGCAATTTTTCTAATTGCTTCTATGGTAATAAAAAATGTATTTATCTTAAGTGGAATTATGATTTTAATGAGTATTTTAGTTGTTTGTGTAGCGGGGATAGATTTAAAAAATTATTTGAAATTACTTCAAATACCAATGTATTTTTTATTTCTTAGTATAGGTATAACTCTTGTAAATATATCTTTTAATAAAGTAGATTTACTATATAGTTTTCAATTTTTTAGTTTTTATATAGGAATATCAAAGGCATCTATTGACATGTCTATTCATGTGTTATTTAGAGCTATGTCTTGTTTAACTTGTGTGTATTTTTGTATACTTACAACACCTTTTAATCAGTTAATATTTTTCTTCAAAAAATTGCATTTACCAGACACCTTTGTTGAATTATCAATGTTAATATATAGATTTATATTTATATTTTTAGAAGAATTTTCAGAGATATATAAATCACAAGAACTAAGATTTGGGTACATAAATTTAAAAACTTCATATAAATCTTTAGGGATTCTTGGAAGTATGCTGTACAAAAGGCTTATGACAAGGTATGATGATATGTGTATATCATTAGACATAAAATTGTATGATGGTAAATTTCACATAGTAGGGGATAATGATGTTTAA
- a CDS encoding M18 family aminopeptidase, protein MDSISFAKNLIDFIYDSPSSFHAVDSAKEVLDKNGFEELALNKKWNLRVGGKYYVTKNLSAIVAFVVNSDNIEEGGFRIIGSHSDSPTFSIKPNAEIEAEKAYLKLNTECYGGAILSTWLDRPLGIAGRVVLKGDSVLKPKEKLIDFKKPICIIPNLAIHLNRSINDGHSYNKQKDMLPLVGLLNDTLEKDNFLLKQISSNLNVKVEDIIDFDLFLYEFEKGSLIGANEEFISIGRQDNLAMVHASLNALVDAKGQSGVNVMAVFDNEEVGSSTKQGADSNMLLNILERICLSIGKDREGFFEAIYSSFMISSDLAHAIHPNTPEKHDPTNKPVMGKGPVIKINASQAYTSDGYSIAVYKNICKEANVEYQEFVNRSDERGGSTIGPISSTHVDIPSVDVGSPILAMHSIRELGNVEDHYSIYKTFSKFFEI, encoded by the coding sequence ATGGATAGTATAAGCTTTGCTAAAAATTTAATAGATTTCATATACGATAGCCCATCATCTTTTCACGCAGTTGATAGTGCTAAAGAAGTTTTAGATAAAAATGGATTTGAAGAGTTAGCTTTAAATAAAAAATGGAATCTAAGAGTAGGTGGAAAATACTACGTGACTAAAAATTTATCTGCTATAGTAGCTTTTGTAGTTAACTCAGATAATATAGAAGAAGGTGGGTTTAGAATAATAGGTTCTCATTCAGATTCTCCTACATTTAGTATTAAGCCAAATGCAGAAATAGAAGCTGAGAAAGCTTATTTGAAGCTGAATACAGAATGTTATGGAGGAGCAATATTAAGTACATGGTTAGATAGACCACTTGGTATAGCTGGAAGAGTAGTCTTAAAAGGAGATAGTGTACTTAAGCCAAAGGAAAAACTTATCGACTTTAAAAAACCAATTTGTATAATACCAAATCTAGCTATACATTTGAATAGAAGCATAAATGATGGTCATTCATATAATAAGCAAAAAGATATGTTACCTCTAGTTGGATTATTAAACGATACATTAGAAAAAGATAACTTTCTTTTAAAACAAATATCATCTAATTTAAATGTAAAAGTGGAAGATATAATAGACTTTGATTTGTTCTTATATGAATTTGAAAAAGGAAGTTTAATAGGGGCTAATGAGGAATTTATATCTATTGGAAGACAAGATAATCTTGCAATGGTACATGCTAGTTTAAATGCTTTAGTTGATGCTAAAGGACAAAGTGGTGTAAATGTAATGGCTGTATTTGACAATGAAGAAGTTGGAAGTTCTACTAAACAAGGTGCAGATTCAAATATGCTATTAAATATATTGGAGAGAATATGTTTATCAATAGGGAAAGATAGAGAAGGATTTTTTGAGGCTATTTATTCGTCTTTCATGATATCATCAGATTTAGCTCATGCTATTCATCCAAATACTCCAGAAAAACATGACCCAACCAATAAACCAGTTATGGGAAAAGGGCCTGTTATAAAGATAAATGCAAGTCAAGCATATACAAGTGATGGATATTCTATAGCTGTTTACAAAAATATATGTAAAGAAGCTAATGTCGAGTATCAAGAATTTGTAAATAGGTCAGATGAGAGGGGTGGAAGTACTATAGGTCCAATATCCTCTACTCATGTAGATATACCATCTGTGGATGTAGGAAGTCCAATTTTAGCAATGCATTCTATAAGGGAATTAGGTAATGTTGAAGACCATTATAGTATATATAAAACATTTAGTAAGTTTTTTGAAATATAA